A region from the Coregonus clupeaformis isolate EN_2021a unplaced genomic scaffold, ASM2061545v1 scaf0131, whole genome shotgun sequence genome encodes:
- the LOC121566981 gene encoding P2Y purinoceptor 13-like: protein MTISSLYFLLFIPALIINGVAVLVCMQLRSTSTFMVYLKNLVAADLLMTLTIPLRAANILPSAPLTLKAFTCRYSDVIFYLCMYMSIILLGLISLDRFFKIVRPCGRLLGQNLVFGKVLSASIWVVLLATNVIPTMILTNQVPTNKTNEYCMVMKSDAGQGFHGGVIIFNSVIFWMMFVLICFCYICIARKVVQSYRKSGSSNDEGRHKTKVRVFLVLVVFLVCFGPYHAVRIPYTLLQVTSTTSCTKATLRISKNITLWMSAMNVCLDPLIYFFLCKSFRTNLFKMFRLPPGTCSWLTGKGSGPNTTEHQTPTQETPQGESCACIENKNSSE, encoded by the coding sequence ATGACTATATCAAGTCTCTACTTCCTGTTGTTCATCCCAGCCCTTATCATCAATGGGGTAGCAGTCTTGGTCTGCATGCAACTTCGCTCAACGTCCACCTTCATGGTGTATCTGAAGAACCTTGTGGCCGCTGACCTTCTCATGACCCTGACCATCCCTCTCAGAGCAGCCAATATCCTGCCCAGTGCTCCTCTGACTCTGAAGGCCTTTACCTGTCGATACTCTGATGTTATTTTCTACCTCTGTATGTACATGAGCATCATTCTACTGGGCCTCATCAGTCTGGACCGCTTCTTCAAGATCGTCAGGCCCTGTGGCAGGTTGTTGGGTCAGAACCTGGTCTTCGGCAAAGTGCTGTCTGCTTCCATCTGGGTGGTGCTGTTGGCCACTAATGTCATTCCAACCATGATTCTGACCAATCAAGTTCCCACAAACAAAACTAATGAATACTGTATGGTAATGAAGAGCGATGCAGGACAGGGTTTTCACGGAGGCGTGATCATATTCAACAGCGTGATCTTCTGGATGATGTTTGTTCTTATTTGTTTCTGTTACATATGCATAGCGAGAAAAGTTGTTCAATCATACAGGAAATCAGGAAGCAGCAATGACGAGGGGAGGCATAAAACCAAAGTGAGGGTGTTTTTGGTTCTGGTGGTTTTCCTGGTGTGTTTCGGCCCATACCACGCCGTACGTATCCCCTACACCCTGCTTCAGGTTACCTCAACGACCAGCTGCACTAAGGCCACCTTACGGATCTCTAAAAATATCACCTTGTGGATGTCAGCCATGAACGTCTGTCTGGACCCTCTCATCTACTTCTTCCTCTGTAAATCCTTCAGGACCAACCTGTTCAAGATGTTCCGTCTCCCACCTGGGACCTGTAGCTGGCTCACTGGGAAAGGGTCTGGCCCCAACACAACAGAGCATCAGACCCCAACGCAGGAGACTCCCCAGGGAGAGTCCTGTGCCTGTATAGAAAATAAAAACTCTTCAGAATGA
- the LOC123483474 gene encoding P2Y purinoceptor 13-like yields the protein MAISSLYFLLFIPALIINGVAVLVCMQLRSTSTFMVYLKNLVVTDLLMTLTIPLKAATILPSAPLTLKAFTCRYSDVIFYLCMYMSIILLGLISLDRFFKIVRPCGRLLGQNLVFGKVLSASIWVVLLATNVIPTMILTNQVPTNKTNEHCMKMKSDAGQAFHRGVVLFNSAIFWMVFVLICFCYICIARKVVQSYRKSGSSNDEGRHKTKVRVFLVLVVFLVCFGPYHAVRIPYTRLQVTSTTSCTKATLRISKKITLWMSAMNVCLDPLIYFFLCKSFRTNLFKTFRLPPGTCSWLTGKGSSPNTTEDQTPTQETPQGDSCACIENVNSSE from the coding sequence ATGGCTATATCAAGTCTCTACTTCCTGTTGTTCATCCCAGCCCTCATCATCAATGGGGTAGCAGTCTTGGTCTGCATGCAACTTCGCTCAACGTCCACCTTCATGGTGTATCTGAAGAACCTTGTGGTCACTGACCTTCTCATGACCCTGACCATCCCTCTCAAAGCAGCCACTATCCTGCCCAGTGCTCCTCTGACTCTGAAGGCCTTTACCTGTCGCTACTCTGATGTTATTTTCTACCTCTGTATGTACATGAGCATCATTCTACTGGGCCTCATCAGTCTGGACCGCTTCTTCAAGATCGTCAGGCCCTGTGGCAGGTTGTTGGGTCAGAACCTGGTCTTCGGCAAAGTGCTGTCTGCTTCCATCTGGGTGGTGCTGTTGGCCACTAATGTCATTCCAACCATGATCCTGACCAATCAGGTTCCCACAAATAAAACTAATGAACACTGTATGAAAATGAAGAGCGATGCAGGACAGGCTTTTCACAGAGGCGTGGTCTTATTCAACAGCGCGATCTTCTGGATGGTGTTTGTTCTTATTTGTTTCTGTTACATATGCATAGCGAGAAAAGTTGTTCAATCATACAGGAAATCAGGAAGCAGCAATGACGAGGGGAGGCATAAAACCAAAGTGAGGGTGTTTTTGGTTCTGGTGGTTTTCCTGGTGTGTTTCGGCCCATACCACGCCGTACGTATCCCTTACACCCGGCTTCAGGTTACCTCAACGACCAGCTGCACTAAGGCCACCTTACGGATCTCTAAAAAGATCACCTTGTGGATGTCAGCCATGAACGTCTGTCTGGACCCTCTCATCTACTTCTTCCTCTGTAAATCCTTCAGGACCAACCTGTTCAAGACGTTCCGTCTCCCACCTGGGACCTGTAGCTGGCTCACTGGGAAAGGGTCCAGCCCCAACACAACAGAGGATCAGACCCCAACACAGGAGACTCCCCAGGGAGACTCCTGTGCCTGTATAGAAAATGTAAACTCTTCGGAATGA
- the LOC121566979 gene encoding P2Y purinoceptor 13-like — protein sequence MAISSLYFLLFIPALIINGVAVLVCMQLRSTSTFMVYLKNLVVTDLLKTLTIPLKAANILPSAPLTLKAFTCRYSDVIFYLCMYMSIILLGLISLDRFFKIVRPCGRLLGQNLVFGKVLSASIWVVLLATNVIPTMILTNQVPTNKTKEYCMKMKSDAGQAFHRGVVLFNSAIFWMVFVLICFCYICIARKVVQSYRKSGSSNDEGRHKTKVRVFLVLVVFLVCFGPYHAVRIPYTRLQVTSTTSCTKATLRISKKITLWMSAMNVCLDPLIYFFLCKSFRTNLFKMFRLPPGTCSWLTGKGSGPNTTEDQTPTQETPQGDSCACIEN from the coding sequence ATGGCTATATCAAGTCTCTACTTCCTGTTGTTCATCCCAGCCCTCATCATCAATGGGGTAGCAGTCTTGGTCTGCATGCAACTTCGCTCAACGTCCACCTTCATGGTGTATCTGAAGAACCTTGTGGTCACTGACCTTCTCAAGACCCTGACCATCCCTCTCAAAGCAGCCAATATCCTGCCCAGTGCTCCTCTGACTCTGAAGGCCTTTACCTGTCGCTACTCTGATGTTATTTTCTACCTCTGTATGTACATGAGCATCATTCTACTGGGCCTCATCAGTCTGGACCGCTTCTTCAAGATCGTCAGGCCCTGTGGCAGGTTGTTGGGTCAGAACCTGGTCTTCGGCAAAGTGCTGTCTGCTTCCATCTGGGTGGTGCTGTTGGCCACTAATGTCATTCCAACCATGATCCTGACCAATCAGGTTCCCACAAACAAGACTAAAGAATACTGTATGAAAATGAAGAGCGATGCAGGACAGGCTTTTCACAGAGGCGTGGTCTTATTCAACAGCGCGATCTTCTGGATGGTGTTTGTTCTTATTTGTTTCTGTTACATATGCATAGCGAGAAAAGTTGTTCAATCATACAGGAAATCAGGAAGCAGCAATGACGAGGGGAGGCATAAAACCAAAGTGAGGGTGTTTTTGGTTCTGGTGGTTTTCCTGGTGTGTTTCGGCCCATACCACGCCGTACGTATCCCTTACACCCGGCTTCAGGTTACCTCAACGACCAGCTGCACTAAGGCCACCTTACGGATCTCTAAAAAGATCACCTTGTGGATGTCAGCCATGAACGTCTGTCTGGACCCTCTCATCTACTTCTTCCTCTGTAAATCCTTCAGGACCAACCTGTTCAAGATGTTCCGTCTCCCACCTGGGACCTGTAGCTGGCTCACTGGGAAAGGGTCCGGCCCCAACACAACAGAGGATCAGACCCCAACACAGGAGACTCCCCAGGGAGACTCCTGTGCCTGTATAGAAAATTAA